In Treponema denticola, one genomic interval encodes:
- a CDS encoding sigma-54-dependent transcriptional regulator: MKFSILVIDDEKNIREGLAMALEDEGYEVITADNGKTGLDIALKDEVDLVITDLKMPEISGEEVLREVISKTPGVPVIVLTGHGTVETAVEAMRMGAYDFLTKPLDLERLFLLVKRALQNRALVLQNRALLHDIETKQSFENIIGKSPLMEKVFENIKKVAPTKASVLITGETGVGKELIARAIHNLSNRKDKPFVQVHCASFAESLLESELFGHEKGAFTGAVQRSRGRFEIANGGSLFLDEIGEVNQMIQVKLLRVLQEKKFERVGGSETISVDTRIIAATNRDLVEEIKKGNFREDLYFRLNVVHIHVPPLRERKEDIPLLVAAFIKDFAEENGKKIDSMEPRARAAIYNYDWPGNIRQLQNCIQSAVVMSSDNVIHFDDLPETLREKAEASSIRIPMGVNMAEAEKQIILQTLANQNNNKSKTADILGIGRRTLHRKLDEYDAEIKDDTSRMLEGKENQSKKEKVNGKK; the protein is encoded by the coding sequence ATGAAATTCAGTATTTTGGTTATTGATGACGAAAAAAATATTCGTGAAGGCCTTGCGATGGCTTTGGAAGATGAAGGCTATGAAGTAATTACTGCCGATAACGGAAAAACAGGTTTGGATATTGCCTTAAAAGACGAAGTCGATCTTGTAATTACCGATCTAAAAATGCCTGAAATAAGCGGTGAAGAGGTCTTACGCGAAGTTATTTCAAAAACTCCGGGGGTTCCCGTAATTGTTTTAACCGGACACGGGACGGTAGAAACGGCTGTTGAAGCCATGAGGATGGGGGCCTATGATTTTTTAACCAAGCCCTTGGATTTGGAACGCCTTTTTCTTTTAGTAAAAAGAGCCTTACAAAACAGGGCCCTTGTTCTGCAAAATAGGGCACTCTTACATGACATTGAAACCAAACAAAGTTTTGAAAATATTATAGGCAAAAGTCCTCTTATGGAAAAGGTTTTTGAGAATATAAAAAAAGTTGCGCCGACAAAGGCCAGCGTCTTAATTACCGGAGAAACCGGAGTCGGAAAAGAATTGATAGCTCGAGCCATTCATAATCTTTCAAACCGTAAAGATAAGCCCTTTGTTCAAGTCCACTGTGCGTCCTTTGCCGAAAGCCTTTTGGAGTCCGAACTTTTCGGTCATGAAAAAGGAGCCTTTACAGGGGCCGTACAACGCAGCCGAGGCCGTTTTGAAATTGCAAACGGCGGTTCTCTTTTTTTGGACGAAATAGGCGAAGTCAATCAAATGATACAGGTAAAACTTTTACGGGTTCTTCAAGAAAAAAAGTTTGAGAGGGTAGGAGGTTCTGAAACTATTAGCGTAGATACAAGGATAATCGCCGCAACAAACAGGGATTTGGTAGAAGAAATAAAAAAAGGAAATTTTAGGGAAGATCTTTATTTTAGATTGAATGTAGTTCATATTCACGTGCCTCCCTTGCGTGAACGCAAGGAGGACATTCCTCTTTTGGTTGCTGCCTTTATCAAAGACTTCGCCGAGGAGAACGGTAAAAAAATAGATTCTATGGAACCTCGTGCAAGAGCTGCAATTTATAATTATGACTGGCCGGGAAATATAAGGCAGCTTCAAAACTGTATTCAAAGTGCCGTTGTAATGAGCTCCGATAATGTAATTCACTTTGACGACTTACCGGAAACATTGCGCGAAAAGGCCGAGGCTTCTTCAATCCGTATACCGATGGGAGTAAATATGGCCGAAGCCGAAAAGCAAATTATTTTGCAGACTCTTGCAAACCAAAATAATAATAAATCCAAGACAGCCGATATTTTAGGAATAGGCCGAAGAACCCTCCATCGAAAACTTGATGAATATGATGCGGAGAT
- a CDS encoding two-component system sensor histidine kinase NtrB yields the protein MREFMRRGIQKSPNMNEAQLRTFVKLLANEYSLLDSVMDSLNDGVIVADSENKIIKSNRAAERILGTSFRGTSLRSTSLGGSALGEGHEKNVWEHIKIQDIADFVSSVIQNESGQTSKEFNLKADKPEGKNKYIEVSVLPLVTEKKIQGTIIMIADITEKRIEEIKNRRLENLASLTNVAAAVAHEIKNPLAAISIHLQLLKKNFTACNLSINQKAQKHIGVIEEEIERLNKIVVDFLFAVRPLKFEFVPVDINALLKNLYDTFFDEFNDSGISIALSFSKDLPKIQGDERFLRQAFMNVLTNAKAAMPNGGFLDISTKAVNDFIIVTISDSGQGILPEDMHKIFEPYFTTKHDGTGLGLTMTYKVIKEHGGDINVYSDYGMGTSFKFSLPIERKGAMLLLSDKTFDFDSVKDIK from the coding sequence ATGAGAGAGTTTATGAGAAGGGGAATACAAAAATCCCCAAACATGAATGAAGCTCAACTGCGTACCTTTGTAAAGCTGCTTGCAAACGAGTATTCTCTATTGGATTCAGTAATGGATTCTTTAAATGACGGTGTTATAGTTGCAGATTCCGAAAATAAGATTATAAAATCGAATAGGGCTGCAGAAAGAATTTTAGGCACCTCTTTTAGAGGAACCTCTCTTAGAAGCACTTCACTTGGCGGTTCCGCTTTAGGAGAAGGCCATGAAAAAAATGTCTGGGAACATATAAAGATTCAGGATATTGCCGACTTTGTTTCTTCGGTTATTCAAAATGAAAGCGGACAAACTTCAAAAGAGTTTAACCTCAAAGCCGATAAGCCTGAAGGTAAAAATAAATATATTGAAGTTTCGGTTCTTCCCTTGGTAACCGAAAAGAAAATTCAAGGTACGATAATTATGATTGCGGATATTACCGAAAAAAGAATTGAAGAGATTAAAAACCGCCGCCTTGAAAATCTTGCAAGCCTTACAAATGTGGCAGCTGCCGTTGCTCACGAGATAAAAAATCCTCTTGCAGCAATCAGCATTCATTTACAGCTTTTAAAGAAAAATTTTACGGCTTGTAATTTATCCATAAACCAAAAGGCTCAAAAACATATAGGCGTTATCGAAGAAGAAATTGAAAGGCTCAATAAAATCGTGGTGGATTTTTTGTTTGCCGTGCGTCCCTTAAAATTCGAATTTGTTCCCGTAGATATAAATGCTCTTTTAAAGAATCTGTACGATACTTTTTTTGACGAGTTTAATGACAGCGGTATAAGTATTGCTCTTAGCTTTTCAAAGGATCTTCCTAAGATTCAAGGCGATGAAAGATTTTTGCGGCAGGCATTTATGAATGTCCTAACAAATGCAAAAGCCGCAATGCCTAATGGCGGCTTTTTGGATATATCTACAAAGGCAGTAAACGATTTTATTATTGTAACTATTTCGGATTCAGGGCAGGGCATCTTACCCGAGGATATGCATAAAATATTTGAGCCTTACTTTACGACAAAACATGACGGAACGGGCTTGGGGCTGACCATGACTTATAAGGTTATAAAAGAACATGGAGGAGACATAAACGTTTATTCGGATTACGGCATGGGAACAAGTTTTAAATTTTCTCTTCCGATAGAGCGTAAGGGTGCAATGCTTTTACTCTCCGATAAAACTTTCGATTTTGATTCGGTAAAGGATATAAAATGA